The following are encoded together in the Desulfoplanes formicivorans genome:
- a CDS encoding flagellar hook assembly protein FlgD, with the protein MSGIQTAGNILGAYERDQAAASQGTGDATELGKDAFLQLLVTQLENQDPLEPMEDTEFISQLAQFSNLEQMTNISEGIDTLVENSTQDMLNGVNYIGKGVVSAGSTISKSGEESSTLYYTIDESAVKMTINIFDAAGNLIDSEEVGAQQAGTYAFNWDGIDYDGQEQPDGTYSVTFAAEDVNGQPVLTSTEVAGIVTSVESLNGQTLLNLSDGRSVNMLDVREVAMVSQETGQDTQGESE; encoded by the coding sequence ATGTCCGGAATCCAAACAGCTGGTAACATATTGGGAGCCTATGAACGGGATCAGGCTGCAGCATCTCAGGGTACGGGTGATGCCACCGAGCTGGGCAAGGATGCCTTTTTGCAGCTTCTGGTCACCCAGCTGGAGAATCAGGATCCGCTGGAGCCCATGGAAGATACCGAGTTCATCTCCCAGCTGGCCCAGTTTTCCAATCTGGAGCAAATGACCAACATCTCGGAAGGGATTGATACGCTGGTGGAGAACAGTACTCAGGATATGCTCAACGGGGTAAACTACATCGGCAAGGGAGTTGTGTCGGCCGGAAGCACGATCAGCAAATCTGGGGAAGAATCGAGCACCCTCTATTACACCATTGACGAATCTGCAGTGAAGATGACCATCAATATTTTCGATGCTGCCGGTAATCTGATCGATTCAGAGGAAGTCGGAGCCCAGCAGGCAGGAACCTATGCCTTTAATTGGGATGGGATTGACTATGACGGTCAGGAGCAGCCCGATGGGACGTATTCGGTCACTTTTGCTGCTGAAGACGTCAATGGCCAGCCGGTGCTCACCAGCACGGAGGTGGCTGGTATTGTCACCAGTGTTGAGTCTCTGAACGGACAGACCTTGCTTAACCTTTCCGACGGACGTTCCGTGAATATGCTTGATGTTCGTGAAGTAGCCATGGTTTCTCAGGAAACCGGTCAGGATACACAGGGTGAGTCAGAGTAG